The following proteins are encoded in a genomic region of Paenibacillus sp. FSL H3-0469:
- the dnaN gene encoding DNA polymerase III subunit beta codes for MKISILKNELNESIGHVSKAISSRTTIPILTGIKFEVSHQGVTLTASDTDISIQSFIPAENDSQTIVKVEQPGSVVLPAKFFVEIIKKLPSKEIHMEVKEGFQTYISSGSTEIQIVGLDPEEFPVLPSIEENETISMPGDLLKNMIKQTAFSISTQETTPILTGILWNLADNEFKFTATDRHRLATRAAHLEGTENIQFANIVIAGKTLNELSKIIPDQNMLVDIVVADNQVLFKIDKVLFYSRILDGIYPDTSRIIPTTYKTELTLDTKKLSESIDRAYLLSREEKTNIVRMQTLENGDVEISSSSSELGKVREELEVMDFKGEPLRISFNSKYMLDVLKVVESEQLVIAFTGMMSPIILRPLDESRSLYVILPYRTTN; via the coding sequence ATGAAAATCAGCATTCTCAAAAATGAACTTAACGAATCCATCGGACATGTCTCCAAAGCAATCTCCAGCAGAACAACTATCCCTATTCTGACCGGTATCAAGTTTGAGGTTAGCCATCAGGGCGTTACGCTGACTGCAAGCGATACGGATATTTCCATTCAGTCCTTTATCCCCGCCGAGAATGACAGCCAGACGATCGTCAAGGTAGAGCAGCCGGGCAGCGTAGTGCTCCCTGCCAAATTTTTCGTTGAGATTATCAAGAAGCTTCCCTCCAAAGAAATTCACATGGAAGTCAAGGAAGGCTTCCAGACCTACATCTCCTCCGGCTCTACGGAGATTCAGATTGTGGGTCTCGATCCTGAAGAATTCCCTGTTCTGCCAAGCATTGAGGAGAATGAAACCATCTCCATGCCCGGTGATTTGCTGAAGAATATGATCAAGCAGACCGCCTTCTCCATCTCCACTCAAGAGACAACACCGATCCTGACAGGCATTCTGTGGAATCTGGCCGACAATGAATTCAAATTCACGGCTACCGACCGCCACAGGCTCGCCACCAGAGCTGCACACCTGGAGGGTACAGAGAATATCCAGTTCGCGAATATTGTCATTGCCGGCAAAACGCTGAACGAGCTCAGCAAAATTATCCCTGATCAGAATATGCTGGTGGATATTGTCGTCGCAGATAACCAGGTGCTGTTCAAAATCGACAAAGTGCTGTTCTATTCGCGGATTCTGGATGGCATTTATCCGGATACTTCTAGAATTATTCCAACCACCTACAAAACAGAACTAACCTTGGACACAAAAAAATTAAGCGAATCGATCGACCGCGCTTATTTGCTGTCCCGTGAAGAGAAAACGAACATCGTCCGGATGCAGACCCTGGAGAACGGCGATGTGGAGATCTCCTCCAGCTCCTCCGAGCTAGGGAAGGTTCGTGAAGAGCTGGAAGTCATGGATTTCAAAGGCGAGCCGCTGCGCATCTCCTTCAACTCCAAATATATGCTCGATGTGCTGAAGGTGGTCGAGAGCGAGCAGCTCGTAATCGCCTTCACCGGCATGATGAGTCCGATTATTCTCAGACCGCTCGATGAGAGCCGCAGCCTGTATGTGATTTTGCCATACCGGACAACTAATTAA
- the recF gene encoding DNA replication/repair protein RecF: MFVKNIGLQDYRNYGLLRLEHLGDVNLILGQNAQGKTNLMEALFVLAMTKSHRTSKDKELISFDAPAGSAQIVAEVERKYGDLKLELTLSPQGKKARINGLEQRRLSEFVGSLNVVMFAPEDLEIVKGTPGIRRRFLDMEIGQVQPSYLFHLQQYQKILLQRGNLLKQLWGKEAGGRELLDIWDAQLVEHGVKIVKKRKQFIKKLQIWAESIHRGITNGGEELKLLYVPSFGEREEEDEAVLLDKFMLKLSQTRDQEIRRGMTLTGPHRDDLSFFINGREAQVYGSQGQQRTAALSLKLAEIELIHEEIGEYPVLLLDDVLSELDPYRQTQLIETFQSKVQTFITATGVEGLNADKLKGAILYHVHGGKVGL; this comes from the coding sequence TTGTTTGTCAAAAATATCGGACTGCAGGATTACCGCAACTATGGGCTGCTGCGTCTTGAGCATCTGGGCGATGTGAATCTCATTCTCGGACAGAACGCCCAGGGTAAAACCAATCTCATGGAGGCTTTGTTTGTCCTCGCGATGACCAAAAGCCACCGGACCTCCAAGGACAAGGAGCTGATCTCCTTCGATGCCCCGGCGGGCTCCGCGCAGATTGTTGCTGAAGTAGAGCGCAAATATGGGGATCTTAAGCTGGAGCTGACCCTGTCCCCGCAGGGCAAGAAGGCCAGAATTAACGGACTGGAGCAGCGCCGGCTCAGTGAATTCGTAGGCTCGCTGAACGTGGTGATGTTTGCCCCGGAGGATCTGGAGATTGTCAAAGGTACCCCGGGCATCCGGCGCCGGTTCCTTGATATGGAGATTGGCCAGGTTCAGCCGAGCTACCTGTTTCATCTGCAGCAGTACCAGAAAATTCTCCTCCAGCGCGGCAATCTGCTGAAGCAGTTATGGGGCAAGGAGGCTGGCGGCCGGGAGCTTCTGGACATCTGGGATGCCCAACTTGTAGAACATGGTGTTAAAATCGTCAAAAAAAGGAAACAATTCATAAAGAAGCTGCAGATATGGGCAGAAAGCATCCACCGTGGCATCACAAACGGCGGAGAAGAGCTCAAACTGCTCTATGTCCCCTCGTTTGGTGAGCGTGAAGAGGAAGATGAAGCTGTCTTATTGGACAAATTTATGTTAAAGTTATCACAAACAAGAGATCAGGAAATCAGGCGCGGCATGACGCTGACGGGTCCCCATCGGGATGACCTGTCCTTTTTTATCAACGGAAGAGAAGCTCAGGTCTACGGTTCCCAGGGGCAGCAACGTACGGCAGCTTTATCGCTCAAGCTGGCGGAAATTGAACTGATCCATGAGGAGATTGGAGAATACCCTGTGCTGCTTCTTGATGATGTTTTGTCCGAACTTGATCCCTATCGTCAGACCCAGCTTATCGAAACTTTTCAGAGCAAGGTGCAGACCTTCATCACTGCGACCGGTGTTGAGGGACTGAATGCTGATAAATTAAAGGGTGCAATCCTGTATCATGTTCATGGCGGCAAAGTGGGGTTATAA
- a CDS encoding extracellular matrix/biofilm biosynthesis regulator RemA family protein, whose product MYIHLGGEKIIRSSELIAIFDISIEKSSKVSKQFMTHSQQDKKLERIGEEEAKSIVVTRNTVYYSPISSSTLKKRAKILLEI is encoded by the coding sequence ATGTATATTCATTTGGGCGGAGAAAAAATTATTCGATCCTCAGAGCTGATTGCTATATTTGATATATCGATTGAGAAATCCTCCAAGGTATCGAAGCAGTTTATGACTCATTCCCAGCAGGATAAGAAGCTGGAACGCATTGGTGAAGAGGAAGCGAAGTCTATTGTCGTGACCAGGAATACTGTCTACTACTCCCCGATCTCCTCCTCCACTCTCAAAAAAAGAGCCAAGATCTTGTTAGAAATATAA
- the yaaA gene encoding S4 domain-containing protein YaaA, with translation MKKIVIHSGYIKLDQFLKLSDCVSTGGMAKALLQEGHVQVNGEVEERRGRKLYPGDTIEVQDNGVFEVEGGGVKEE, from the coding sequence ATGAAAAAAATAGTTATCCACAGTGGATATATTAAGCTCGACCAGTTCCTGAAGCTCTCTGATTGTGTATCCACAGGGGGGATGGCCAAGGCGCTGCTGCAGGAAGGACATGTGCAGGTGAACGGTGAGGTGGAAGAACGGCGTGGCCGGAAGCTCTACCCGGGTGATACTATCGAGGTACAGGATAACGGCGTGTTTGAAGTTGAGGGCGGCGGAGTCAAGGAGGAGTAA
- the dnaA gene encoding chromosomal replication initiator protein DnaA, with product MDSHTSELWQQILSIIQTKLSKPSFDTWFKATKAMTFNSQALIISAPTTFAVEWLESRYTKLVGATVYEVTGQQVEVKFVIEENKPSEPVVQQSAPTPVVSREEAQTHLLNPKYTFDTFVIGSGNRFAHAASLAVAEAPAKAYNPLFLYGGVGLGKTHLMHAIGHYVLEHNPNNKVIYISSEKFTNEFINSIRDNRGESFRNKYRNVDILLIDDIQFLAGKESTQEEFFHTFNALHEERKQIIISSDRPPKEIPTLEERLRSRFEWGLITDIQPPDLETRIAILRKKAKAENLDIPNEAMMYIANQIDTNIRELEGALIRVVAYSSLTNQDVTTHLAAEALKDIIPSSRPKMITINDIQQKVGEYYNLRMEDFKARKRTKAVAFPRQIAMYLSRELTDYSLPKIGEAFGGRDHTTVIHAHEKITQQLKVDQELYKVVNNLSEKIKNPS from the coding sequence GTGGACAGCCATACTTCCGAATTATGGCAGCAAATATTATCGATTATTCAAACCAAACTAAGCAAGCCGAGCTTTGATACCTGGTTCAAGGCCACCAAGGCCATGACGTTCAATTCCCAGGCTCTAATCATCTCGGCGCCTACAACCTTTGCCGTAGAATGGCTGGAAAGTCGCTATACCAAACTGGTAGGAGCAACGGTATATGAAGTTACCGGACAGCAGGTGGAAGTCAAATTTGTCATTGAGGAGAACAAACCCTCTGAGCCTGTGGTTCAGCAAAGTGCGCCTACTCCCGTTGTTTCGCGCGAAGAAGCACAGACGCATTTGCTCAATCCCAAATACACCTTCGACACGTTCGTGATCGGTTCAGGCAACCGTTTTGCGCATGCAGCCTCCCTTGCTGTAGCCGAAGCGCCGGCCAAAGCCTATAACCCTCTGTTTCTGTATGGAGGCGTAGGTCTCGGAAAGACTCACCTGATGCATGCGATCGGCCATTATGTGCTGGAGCATAACCCCAACAACAAGGTGATTTACATCTCCTCCGAGAAATTCACGAATGAATTCATCAACTCCATCCGTGACAACCGCGGCGAAAGCTTCCGCAACAAGTACCGCAACGTTGACATTTTGCTGATTGACGACATCCAATTCCTGGCCGGCAAGGAGTCAACGCAGGAGGAATTTTTCCATACGTTCAATGCTCTTCATGAAGAACGCAAGCAAATTATTATCTCCAGCGACCGCCCTCCCAAGGAAATTCCTACGCTGGAGGAACGGCTGCGTTCCCGGTTCGAATGGGGACTGATTACAGATATCCAGCCTCCTGATCTTGAGACGCGGATTGCCATTCTGCGCAAGAAGGCCAAGGCGGAGAACCTGGATATCCCGAACGAAGCCATGATGTATATCGCCAACCAGATCGACACGAATATCCGGGAGCTTGAAGGCGCGCTGATCCGTGTAGTGGCTTATTCTTCCCTGACGAACCAGGATGTGACGACACATCTGGCAGCTGAAGCGCTGAAGGATATCATTCCTTCGAGCCGTCCGAAGATGATCACCATTAACGATATTCAGCAAAAAGTCGGTGAATACTACAATTTGCGCATGGAGGACTTCAAAGCGCGGAAACGCACGAAGGCTGTGGCTTTTCCAAGGCAGATTGCCATGTATCTCTCCCGTGAGCTGACGGATTATTCGCTTCCTAAGATCGGCGAGGCCTTCGGAGGACGCGACCATACGACCGTTATTCATGCCCATGAGAAGATTACGCAGCAATTAAAGGTAGACCAGGAGCTCTATAAAGTGGTAAATAATCTTTCGGAGAAAATTAAAAATCCTTCCTAA